Proteins co-encoded in one Actinomadura luteofluorescens genomic window:
- a CDS encoding DoxX family protein, whose translation MNTALWIGAGLLAAVALTGGFTKVFVPTAKLAEAPGGQWTGDAGDGFVKALGGLELLAAAGLILPAAVGVAPVMVPVTAVCWVLLMVGAMVTHGRRGEGRFVALNLVYLALAVFVAVGRFGPW comes from the coding sequence ATGAACACAGCGCTGTGGATCGGGGCGGGGCTGCTGGCGGCAGTGGCACTGACCGGCGGTTTCACCAAGGTCTTCGTGCCCACGGCCAAGCTGGCCGAGGCCCCCGGCGGGCAGTGGACCGGGGACGCCGGGGACGGCTTCGTGAAAGCGCTCGGCGGCCTGGAACTCCTCGCCGCCGCGGGCCTGATCCTGCCCGCCGCGGTCGGCGTAGCACCGGTCATGGTGCCGGTGACGGCCGTCTGCTGGGTGCTGCTGATGGTCGGCGCGATGGTCACGCACGGCCGGCGCGGAGAGGGCAGGTTCGTGGCGTTGAACCTGGTCTACCTCGCGCTCGCGGTCTTCGTCGCGGTGGGCCGCTTCGGCCCCTGGTGA
- a CDS encoding neutral zinc metallopeptidase, translated as MRPPPRRSAGGTIAGIFGGLTSLVVLAILGISLFGGSQGAAGGTGTSTTTSGGPSTPREKATNSKIYKTGPLTPVSCRLPPIQPSAQSMRGFMDTLSDCLDSAWTKQFTKAGIAFDKPDRVFWVEPGRSPCGSYPAPGASAFYCPANNTMYVGLRHVVETSGGEPLSHYAVYARVIAHEYGHHVQDRAGILLYGDGQMESGDTATRTEASRRIELQAQCFAGAFLGSERTTLPMTREQYTAMINDVLGRGDDRQPPDKRDHGSGRHYAGWVITGFNGRDLTVCNTWIASPSKVS; from the coding sequence ATGCGCCCGCCGCCGCGCCGCAGCGCGGGCGGGACGATCGCGGGCATCTTCGGCGGCCTGACGTCCCTGGTCGTCCTGGCGATCCTCGGGATCTCGCTGTTCGGCGGGAGCCAGGGCGCCGCCGGCGGGACCGGGACGTCCACCACCACGTCCGGCGGCCCCTCGACGCCGCGGGAGAAGGCGACCAACAGCAAGATCTACAAGACGGGCCCGCTGACGCCGGTGAGCTGCCGCCTCCCGCCGATCCAGCCGTCCGCCCAGTCCATGCGCGGGTTCATGGACACCCTGAGCGACTGCCTGGACTCGGCATGGACCAAGCAGTTCACCAAGGCGGGCATCGCGTTCGACAAGCCCGACCGGGTGTTCTGGGTCGAGCCGGGGCGCAGCCCCTGCGGCTCCTACCCTGCTCCCGGCGCGTCCGCGTTCTACTGCCCGGCCAACAACACGATGTACGTGGGGCTGCGGCACGTCGTCGAGACGTCGGGCGGGGAGCCGCTGTCCCACTACGCCGTCTACGCCCGCGTGATCGCGCACGAGTACGGGCACCACGTCCAGGACCGGGCCGGGATCCTGCTCTACGGGGACGGCCAGATGGAGTCCGGCGACACCGCCACCCGGACGGAGGCGAGCCGCCGCATCGAGCTGCAGGCCCAGTGCTTCGCGGGCGCGTTCCTCGGCAGCGAGCGCACCACCCTCCCGATGACCCGCGAGCAGTACACGGCCATGATCAACGACGTGCTGGGCAGGGGCGACGACCGCCAGCCGCCGGACAAGCGCGACCACGGCTCGGGACGCCACTACGCGGGCTGGGTGATCACCGGCTTCAACGGGCGCGACCTGACCGTCTGCAACACCTGGATCGCGTCCCCGTCCAAGGTGAGCTGA
- a CDS encoding YiaA/YiaB family inner membrane protein, which yields MTTSKPPAQAGSSAFFVQAAISFAVSSTAVAVGVAYLPVSAWVRAFLALGLLYVITSTFTLAKCVRDRQETQAISTRVDQARLDKLLAEHDPYAAPSL from the coding sequence ATGACGACCTCCAAACCGCCCGCGCAGGCCGGTTCCTCCGCGTTCTTCGTCCAGGCGGCGATCTCGTTCGCCGTCTCCAGCACCGCCGTCGCCGTCGGGGTGGCGTACCTGCCGGTCAGCGCGTGGGTCCGCGCGTTCCTGGCGCTCGGCCTGCTGTACGTGATCACGTCCACGTTCACGCTGGCCAAGTGCGTCCGCGACCGGCAGGAGACCCAGGCCATCAGCACCCGGGTCGACCAGGCCCGCCTCGACAAGCTGCTCGCCGAGCACGATCCGTACGCCGCCCCGTCCCTGTGA
- a CDS encoding alanyl-tRNA editing protein, translated as MSAETLGRTTRLELDDQALREWEAVVLDAGPDGIVLDRSAFYPGGGGQPPDHGVLLWQGVQTRIAGVRKGGDLVLVPAEGDPLPPAGTVVRGAVENERRTALMRTHSGLHLLCGVVFRDYGCLVTGGNMEPLSARMDFDLREVPPGFKQAVEDACNAEVDADRRIDVRTLPRAEAFEIPDIIRTATNLVPPEVRDVRIVDIVGLDTQADGGTHVGSTKQIGRITVAKVENKGRGFRRLRIKISD; from the coding sequence ATGAGCGCGGAGACCCTCGGACGCACCACACGACTGGAACTGGACGACCAGGCCCTCCGGGAATGGGAGGCCGTCGTCCTCGACGCGGGCCCGGACGGCATCGTCCTGGACCGGTCGGCCTTCTACCCGGGCGGCGGCGGCCAGCCCCCGGACCACGGCGTCCTGCTCTGGCAGGGCGTCCAGACTCGGATCGCCGGCGTCCGCAAGGGCGGCGACCTCGTGCTCGTTCCCGCCGAGGGCGACCCGCTCCCGCCCGCCGGCACCGTCGTGCGGGGCGCGGTCGAGAACGAGCGACGGACCGCCCTGATGCGCACCCACTCCGGCCTGCACCTGCTGTGCGGGGTCGTGTTCCGCGACTACGGCTGCCTCGTCACAGGCGGGAACATGGAGCCGCTGTCCGCGCGCATGGACTTCGACCTTCGCGAGGTCCCGCCCGGGTTCAAGCAGGCCGTCGAGGACGCCTGCAACGCCGAGGTCGACGCCGACCGGCGCATCGACGTCAGGACGCTGCCCCGCGCCGAGGCGTTCGAGATCCCCGACATCATCCGGACGGCCACGAACCTGGTGCCGCCGGAGGTGCGGGACGTCCGGATCGTCGACATCGTCGGGCTCGACACCCAGGCCGACGGCGGCACGCACGTCGGCTCCACCAAGCAGATCGGCCGCATCACCGTCGCCAAGGTCGAGAACAAGGGCCGCGGTTTCCGCCGCCTCCGCATCAAAATCAGCGACTGA
- a CDS encoding DUF2516 family protein encodes MSGFNVLDYFFWLLLIIAFAMEAWALVDSLTVPVNAYAAASKQSKKLWMIILIVATVVGAAYAVAPVALGASPIALLLGILPVAAFIAAAVYLADVRPAVGPYKKNNGGRGGSRQGPYGPW; translated from the coding sequence ATGTCGGGCTTCAACGTGCTGGACTACTTCTTCTGGCTGCTGCTGATCATCGCGTTCGCGATGGAGGCCTGGGCGCTGGTGGACTCGCTGACCGTGCCCGTGAACGCCTACGCCGCCGCGAGCAAGCAGAGCAAGAAGCTGTGGATGATCATCCTGATCGTCGCCACCGTGGTCGGCGCCGCGTACGCGGTCGCGCCGGTGGCGCTCGGCGCCAGCCCCATCGCGCTGCTGCTCGGCATCCTCCCGGTCGCCGCGTTCATCGCCGCCGCCGTCTACCTGGCCGACGTCCGCCCGGCCGTCGGCCCGTACAAGAAGAACAACGGCGGCCGCGGCGGCTCCCGCCAGGGCCCCTACGGCCCCTGGTAA
- a CDS encoding helix-turn-helix domain-containing protein — translation MASSKVGSIGEYIREQRTRAKISLRQLADVSGISNPYLSQIERGLRKPSAEILAQIAKGLRISAEALYVQAGILEDREADTDVQAAVRADLVLTERQKQVLLDIYASFLKENEASGVLGAEPDAPAETAEPEQTGPEQAGPEHKGKEEVG, via the coding sequence ATGGCGAGTTCGAAGGTCGGCTCCATCGGGGAGTACATCCGGGAGCAGCGGACGCGGGCGAAGATCTCGCTGCGCCAGCTGGCGGACGTGTCCGGGATCTCCAACCCGTACCTGAGCCAGATCGAACGCGGCCTGCGCAAGCCGAGCGCCGAGATCCTCGCGCAGATCGCCAAGGGGCTGCGGATCTCCGCCGAGGCGCTGTACGTGCAGGCCGGCATCCTGGAGGACCGCGAGGCCGACACCGATGTGCAGGCCGCCGTGCGGGCCGACCTCGTCCTGACGGAACGGCAGAAGCAGGTTCTGCTCGACATCTACGCGTCGTTCCTCAAGGAGAACGAAGCCAGCGGCGTCCTCGGCGCCGAGCCCGATGCGCCCGCCGAGACCGCCGAACCGGAACAGACCGGCCCTGAACAGGCCGGACCAGAGCACAAGGGAAAGGAAGAGGTCGGATGA
- a CDS encoding TetR family transcriptional regulator, producing MEEDAGRPGLRERKKMRTRQAIATAALRLFAERGYEETTIADIAAAADVSPRTFFSYFPSKEDVIFAEIDDRLAEVAERLRRTPGESPMETIRRSIVAVLEAIAAEHRDYGPVQVALILERPALRARALQRMTDAQDAIEALLRELCPGISEIDAVAAAGIAVGGMQAVVAHCRREGYDPLSMRTALDRAVDLVEHGLVSVDALSRPSP from the coding sequence ATGGAGGAGGACGCCGGCCGGCCGGGGCTGCGTGAGCGCAAGAAGATGCGCACGCGGCAGGCCATCGCGACGGCAGCGCTGCGCCTGTTCGCCGAGCGCGGCTACGAGGAGACGACGATCGCCGACATCGCGGCCGCCGCCGACGTCTCGCCCCGCACGTTCTTCAGCTACTTCCCCTCCAAGGAAGACGTGATCTTCGCCGAGATCGACGACCGGCTCGCCGAGGTCGCCGAGCGACTGCGCCGCACCCCCGGCGAGTCCCCCATGGAGACGATCCGGCGCAGCATCGTGGCCGTCCTGGAGGCGATCGCGGCGGAGCACCGCGACTACGGCCCCGTCCAGGTCGCCCTCATCCTGGAGCGTCCCGCCCTGCGCGCCCGGGCGCTGCAGCGCATGACCGACGCCCAGGACGCGATCGAGGCGCTGCTGCGCGAGCTGTGCCCCGGCATCTCCGAGATCGACGCGGTGGCCGCGGCGGGCATCGCGGTCGGCGGCATGCAGGCGGTCGTCGCGCACTGCCGCCGCGAGGGCTACGACCCCCTGTCGATGCGCACCGCCCTCGACCGCGCCGTGGACCTGGTCGAGCACGGCCTCGTCTCGGTGGACGCGCTGTCGCGTCCCTCCCCCTGA